The DNA sequence ATTACGCCCATGATTACCGGCTCCCAGGTCAGCATCAACCCGCTGGCCGCCATCCTGGCCCTGATTCTGGGCAACGAGCTGTGGGGCACGCCGGGCATGATTCTGAGCATTCCGATTATGGCCGTCATCAAGGTGGTGCTCGACGCCAGCAAAACCACCGAGCCCTGGGGCTTTCTGCTCGGCGACACGGCCGAGGGTGAAGACTCCACCAAGCCCGACAAAGACAAAAACAAGGAGCTCAGCTGGTGGCAGCGGCTGCTGGGCCGCAAGCCCGATACGGCCAACTAGCCCACCCCTTTTCGGGCTTCTTTTGCTACCCCGTCGGCCTTGGCCGGCGGGGTAGTTTTGCTTTACGGGTCTTGGTATTGACCAACCCTGCCTAAATTTTATAACATCTTTTTAGTAACCCTACCGTCGGGCCCGGGGTATAAAAGCCCAGGTTGGCCACCACGCGCCGACTTTCTGAATCCTTACTTCCACCTAACCTTTTCTTGTCTTATGGCAATTATCACCGGAGAAACCGCCCGCGCTTATAACGACCTCGTAGAAATCAACAAAACGGCCGCCAAGGGCTACCAGGAAGCCGCCGAAGGCGTGAGCAGCCCCGACCTGAAGTCGAAGCTCAGCGAGCTGAGCCAGCAGCGCGCCCAGTTTGCGTCCCAGCTCAGCCAGCAGGCCCAGCAGATCGGCATTAATACCGAAGACGGCAATACCCTGGAAGGCGTCGTGGCCGATGCCGCCGCCGCCGTACACCGCGGCTGGATCAACATCAAATCGGCCATTACGGGCCAGGACGACTCGGCCATTCTGGGCGAGTGCGAAACCGGCGACGCCACGGCCCTCTCGGCCTACGAAACGGCGCTGAAGTCGCAGGAAATTCCGGCCCAGGCCCGCACCGTCATCGAAAAGCAGCACAGCGAAATTCTGTCGGCCAAAAACTGGGTAACCCAGCAGAAAGGCAGCCGCTAGGCTCTCTTTTCTTCCTTAAAAAAAGCCCGCCCGCAACGGCGGGCTTTTTTTGCGCGGGTTTTCCGTGGCTCACCCTTTTTCCGGGGCGGCGCCAGCAGGTCAACTGCTTGCAGGGCCGAAAGCAGTGGCAGAGTACTACACCGCACCAACCGGCGCGGGCGGGCCGCGGGCAAACTTCCCGGGCTGCAACCTTCAAGTGTGTTATCTTTGTTACCAATCAAATTAGCATCTTCTTTTACCTGAATCCGCGCCGCTTTTGTACGCCATCATTGACCTTGAAACTACCGGAGGGCAGCCCACGCAGGACCGCATCACGGAAGTAGCCATATTTATTCACGACGGCGAAAAGGTCGTTGACCAGTACAGTACGCTCGTTAATCCCGGGCGCCCCATCCCCTTTTTCATCACCCAGCTCACCGGCATCACCGACGACATGGTGCGCGACGCGCCCAAGTTTCACGAGGTGGCCCGCAAGATTGTGGAGCTGACCGAAGGCTGCGTATTCGTGGCCCACAACGTGCGCTTCGACTATTCCTTCATGAAAAAGGAGTTTGCCGACCTGGGCTACAACTACTCGCGCAAAACCCTGTGCACGGTGCGCCTGAGCCGTTCCCTGATTCCGGGCCAACCCAGCTACAGTTTGGGCAAGCTCTGTCAGAACATCGGTATTCCGCTGGAGGGCCGGCACCGGGCCGCCGGCGACGCCGCCGCCACGGCCGTCCTGTTTGACCGGCTGCTCAAAATCAGCCAGCAGGACGAGGTGCTGCGCAACCCCACCATTTCGGCCGCCGACACGCTGGCCTCGGTTGATGCGCTGGCGCCCGTGGGGCGCGCGCCGAAGGGCACCGCTCCGGCGGCCGCGCCAGCGGTGAAACCAGCCAAGCAGCCCAGCCCGAAGCGGGTAGCGGCCGTGCAGGAAGCCATTCGCACGGCCCTGCTCCCGCCCAACATCACCCCCGAGAAAGTGGCCGCCCTGCCCCAGGAAGCCGGGGTGTACTACTTCCACAACGAGCAGGGCGAGGTTATTTACGTCGGCAAGAGCATCAACATCTACAAGCGGATTCAGCAGCACTTCGCCGTCGATTACAAGTCGCGCAAGTCGCTGGAGTTCAAGAACAGCATCTCCGACATCACCTGGGAGCTGACCGGCTCGGAGCTGGTGGCGCTGCTCTACGAGTCGGCGGAAATCAAGCGGATGAAGCCGCTGTATAACCGGGCCCAGCGCCGCTCGGTGTTTCCGGCCGGCATCTTCCTGCGCACCGACGAAAACGGCTACAAGCGCCTGTATTACGGCAAAGCCGACGACCACGCCGAGTCGCACCCGCTCATTGCCCTGGGCAACCAGTACAAGGCCAAGGGTTTCCTGTTTCACAAGGTGGCCAAGTTCAACCTGTGCCAGAAGCTCTGCGACCTGTACAAAACCACCGGCTCCTGCTTCGACTACCAGGTGCACCGCTGCAAGGGCGCCTGCCTGGGTTTGGAGCCGGCCGAGGAATACAACAAGCGCGTGGAGGAAGCCATTGAGAGCTTCACCTACGAGCACGGCTCCTTCGTCGTGATTGGCAAAGGCCGGCGCGACGACGAGCAAACCGTGGTGGTGGTGGAGCACGGCCGCTACCTGGGCTTCGGCTACGTGGACTCCGACTTCTCGGCCCGCAAGCTCAACGACTTCAAGGAGGTCATTACCCGCTACAACGACAACAAGGACGTGCAGCAGATCATCCGGCAATACCTGCGCACCAAGCACAAGGACAAGGTGAAGGTATTCAAGTAGCCCCGCCCGGCTTCCTATCCGACGCGAGCCGGCGGCGCATGCGCCGCCGGCTCGCGGGCTTTTGGGAGAAAGTCAACCCGTTGAGCCGGCGTTAATATATCTTTTACTATATTCAATGCCCAGTACTCCGTTCTCTCCGCCTCGTAAACTGTTGATGCTATGCAAACATTGTTTACTTCTCCCTTTCTGCGTATTCACCACGACGGCTACGCCCACGCCCTGGAGCTGGAATGGCTCGATTTCGCCAATAGCCCGCAGCTGCGCACCGGCCTGAATACGGGCCTGCAGCTGGCCGAGCAGTACCACGTCCGGGCCTGGATCGGCAACCTCAAGCGGATGCACGTCATTCGCCCCCTGGATCAGGACTGGATCAACTCGGACTGGTTTCCCCGCTTTTCCCGGCTCGATATTCTGCACATGGCCGTAGTCGAGTCGGATGACGTGCTCAACCGCCAGGGCGTGACCCGGGTGATGCACAACGCCACGGGCCTGGCCCCGCTGAGCACCGCTTATTTCCAGACCGTGGAGGAAGCCCGGCACTGGGTGCGCACCTACGCCTACGCTTTTTAGTCAGCAGCCCGCTTATTTATCCGGCTTACTGCCAGCATTTTGCTGGCAGTCCGGCCCGGCGCGCCCCGTTAAAAAGCAATAAACCCCGCAAAATAACAGCCGGATCAGTGGGCTTTCCGGCAAAATTATCCGTACTTATAGCTACCCCGTTCCCGTTGCCCCGCTACCACCTTATTGCATTTGTTGATCCTTTTAGGCTTGCCCTGCGCAAGGTGTAGTTATGGCGCATCTGCTTTATCCCAACAACGCCTCGTTGTACTATCATAACGAGCTGGCCAGCGTCGTGGAACACGCCGACGGCTACGTCCGCATCGACTGGAATCCGGTGCCGATTCGCAGCAGCTCCCTGCGGGCCGTGTACGAGCAGGTGCTGACCTTGCTGCGCCAGCAGGGCTTTGCCAAAGTGCTGTCCGATCATCAGCTGCTACCTCCCATTCAGCCTTCGGACCAGGAGTGGCTCTCGCAGGATTGGGTGCCACGCGCCGTGGCCCAGGCCGGCTACCGGTGCTGCGCCCTGGTGCAGGCCCACGACGTGCTCAGCCAGATTTCGCTCACCCACATTGTCCGGCAGCTGGGTCCGGTGCCCCTCATCGTGCGCTACTTCGAAGACAGCAGTGCGGCCGAGCGGTGGATCCGCTCCTGCTAACGGGCTTGAGCTGCGGACCGGCTTTTTCATCCGCAATGCCCGGGTTAAAACAAGCGGTGCCGCAGCAGCCAGCCGGCCGCGTCAAACTCGGTGGCGGCGGGCACGTAGGGTTCCACTTTCACGGGCTTGGCCACGGTGATGAGGTTACCGTCGCCACTGTCGTACACCATCACGTTGGCGGGCTTGTCGGCGGCGGCGTTTTGCAGCACCACTTTATCCTGGCCGGCCCCGTCGTAGATGCCGATGGCGAAGCGGTGGTCGGGCAGGCCCCGCAGCTCGAACACGTCGTTACCGCCCAGACCGAAGATCTTGATGGAGCGGGTTTGCTGGTAAGAAAACGTGCGCTGGCCGACCAGGCTGTCGGGGCGGCCGGCGTGCAGGCTGTACTGGCTCACGCGTAGCTGCCCCGCGCCGGCCGGCTCCAGCACGAACCGCTCGGGCTGGTCGGTGCCCGGAATTTCAACTTCGCGGGCCAGCAGCTCATAAAAACGGGCGGCTACGGCCTTGAGCTGGTCGCGGCGGCCGCGCAGGTTTTCCGTGAATTCGCCGCCGGCCTGGGCATACACTTCCTTGGGCCAGAGGGCCAGGGCATCGGCAATAACCGGGTCGGACAGGCTACGCTGCATCGAGTCGGCGACCTGCTCGAAATCCTGGGCCGTGAGATACACCAGCAGCGACTTGTCCATGGGCCGGGCGGCGCGGTTGAGGCCTTCCACGTCGCTGAGGCGGATTTTCTGGTGGAAGCTCTGGTAGTTAGACTTCACCCAGCCGATAATGTGGGTAAAAAAACCGTCGTCGAACTTGAAAAAGGCGTGGTCCCGGTCGCGCGGGATGGCGCGGTAGACGGTAGCGCCGCCGGCCGCCGGAAAGCTGGCCCAGCGCCACTGGTCTTCGCGCCGGCTCCAGTCGCCGAGCCACATATCGAACAGGCGGGCCCGCAGGTACCAGCGGGCGTCGATGCGGTGCCGGGGGTTGTAGGCCAGGTTGGTAAACACCTTGCGGGAGCTTTCCACCTTGGCCGAGCGGCCGAAGCTGCTCACGCCGCGCTGGTCGCCCTCGGGCCGCTCCTCGAACAGGTAGAGGGCATTGGCAAAGCTCTTGCGGAACTCGCCCAGGGCCGGGTCGTCGGCCACGTACACCAGCCGCGGGTTGGTATGGTACACGCCCGCCGCCGCCGCCAGCGGGGCCACGATATAAGCGCCGTAGGGGTTGATAACGCTGGTTTGATCCTTCATCAGCCGCCCGATGGGGCCGTCGCGCAGGCCTTCGGGCAGGGCCTTGGTAGCATCCTTATCCACGGAGCGCAGCACGTACTCGGTGCCGTTGCGGTCGAGCAGGCGCAGGTTTTTGGTTTGGAAGCTGCCGCCCTCCCGCACCGGGGTCAGGCCGCCGGGCACGGCCGTGCGCAGGTTGAACACGGGCGCTTCTACGGGCGTGGCCCAGATCCGGCGGTAGTGCTTGCCCCAGAAAAAGCGGTGCACCGGTCCGCGCAGGTACTGGGCTCCGGCGGCCACGCGCACGGTGGAGTCGGGGCTGATAACGGGAGGGGCCGCCGCCGGCGCGGCTGGCGCGGAGCAGGAGGCAAACAGCAGCCCGCAGCCCAGGGCGGTACTCAGCACGGCGGGATTCCAGACACGGTAGGAAAAGGACACGAAGCAGGTGAACAAGGGCGGAAAAATGACGGGCCGCGGCCCATCCCGCCCTTATAGCGCAAACCAAAGCCCAGCGGTTGTGCTTGCTTTAGCGCCCACCTTTACCGCGCAGCTTCGTTGAAGGACTCAAGCCGCGCTTTTCCCCGCTTCAATGACGACTCGTTTATCCCCGGTTTTCTTCCTGCTTTTGTTTTCCAGCTGCGTCCGGCAGCACTATTTTCAGCCCGACGCCCGCCTGCCCGGCGGGCCCCAGCCGGCCAGCCCCGACAGTGCCCGCGTGACGGTGGGCCGCCACTACCTGCGCGGCCCGATTCACCACTTTTTTATGGGCAAGCACTACCGCCAGGTGTGGGCCACGCCCGTGGTAGTCCCGGTGTTCGACCTCAGCAAAACGGTGCCGGGCGGGCTGACGGCGGGCAAGATGGGCGGGGGCTTCCAGAGTACGAGCATCACGCTGGAAGGCCCCAAGGGCCGGGAATACGCCCTGCGCACCCTCGATAAGGACCCGTATAAAACCCTACCCAAGGTGATGCGCAAATCGTTTGTGCTGAACGTGGTGCGCGACGCCACTTCGGCCGCCAACCCCTTTGCCGCCTTCGTAGTGCCGCCCCTGGCCGAGGCGGCGGGCGTGCTGCACACCAACCCGCGGCCCTACTACGTGCCCCCGACCGAAACCCGGCTGGGCCCTTCCTCCAACCTGTTTCAGGGCAAAGTGGTGATGCTGGAAGAGAAATACGACGGGAAGGAAAACCTGACGCCCGCCTTCGGGGCCGCCCGCGACTTGCAGGACAGTGACGACGTGCTGGCCGCCCGCTACGCTGACCCCGCCCACCAGCTCGACCAGCTGGCTTTTGCCCGGGCGCGGCTGCTGGATATCTGGCTCGGCGACTGGGACCGGCACGAGGGCCAGTGGCAGTGGGCCGTGTACGAGCAGAACGGCCGCACCCTGTACCGGGCCGTGCCCAAAGACCGGGACCAGGTGTTCTACCGCTTCAGCGACGGGCTGATTCCGTGGCTGGCCAGCCGGCGCTGGGCCGTGCGCAAGTTCCGCACCTTCAAGCCCCAGTACGAAGACATCGAAGGGCTGGTAAAAAACGCCCGCTTCATCGATGAGCGGGCCTTGTCGGAAGTAACGCGGGAGCAGTTCCAGCAGCTGGCCCACGAGTTGCAGCAGCGGCTCACCGACGCCGTCATCGACCAGGCCCTGCACCAGTTTCCGGCGCCGGTTTACGCCCTGGAAGGCGCGCGTACGGCGGCGGCGCTGCGGGCCCGCCGGGCGGCCCTGCCCAAGGCCGCCGATACGTTTTACCGCCTGCTGGCCCGCCGCGTGACCGTGGCCGGCACCGACCAGGCCGAGCGGTTCGTCGTGACGCGGGCTTCCGACACGGCTACAGTAGTGAGCGTCTACCGGATTGCGGACAAGGGCGCGTCGGCCACCGATACGCCCCTGTACCAGCGCAGCTTCCGCCCCGGTGAAACCCGCCGCATCGTGCTGCACGGACTGGGCGGCGAAGACCGGTTCGAGGTGAGCGGCGAGGTGAAGCGCAGCATCCGGGTCGACATCTACGGCGGGCCCAACGCCGACGCGGTAGTCAATACCTCCCGCGTGCGCCGGGGCGGCAAGATGACCTACTACTACGACACCAAGCGGGGCAACACCATCGAGCCGGGCCACGACTTCAAGGACCAGACCCGCTCGGGCGTGCAAATGCACGCCTACGACCGGGAAGGGTATTAACTTCCGTTTTGAGCATACGAAAAGAGGCTGCCAGGTATCTGGCAGCCTCTTTCTCGTTTAGCAGTAGCTGAGGGTGTAGAAAACAATCCGCAGTTCATCAGAATATTCTACAAGAACTGTAGAAAACAATCCGCACTTCACCGGAATATTCTACAAAAGCTGTAGAAAACAACCCGCAGTTCGCCAGAATATTCTACACCCTGGGTACAGCCTGGCTACTTGGCCCGCTCGACTTCGGCCAGCATATCCAGCACCATGTGCTCAGTGGGCGTGAGCAGGTCGTGTTCCTGGGGGTCGGCGTTGTGGCGGCGCAGGTACTCGATGAGCTTATCCGAGTTGAAGAGCTCCACCACCTGCGGGTGAATGTAGTACTTGCTGCACACGGTGGGCGTGTTGCCCAGGCCCGAGGCCACGTCTTTCACGGCCCGCTTCAGCACTTTTTCCTTGGGCAGATCGGGCTCCTGCTCCAGCACGGCCTCCAGGCATTCCACCATTTTCACGGTGCCGCCCCAGGTGCGAAAGTCCTTGGCCGAGAGGTTCAGCCCCGTGACGGTGCGCAGGTACTCGTTCACGTCGCCCGACTCCAGCTCCTGGCGGTGCCCATCGGCCGCATAGTACTGAAACAGGTGCTGGCCGGGTATTTCCTTGCACTTCTGCACCAGGCGGGCCAGCTTGCGGTTGTGCAGGCTCACGTCGTGGGCCACGCCCTTCTTGCCCACGAAGGAGAAGTTCACTTCGTCGCCGGCGACCTGCACGTGCCGGTCGCGCAGGGTGGTCAGGCCGTAGCTCTTGTTTTTCTTGGCGTATTCCTTGTTGCCGACCCGGATAAAGGACTGGTCCATCAGGGTCAGCACCAGGGCCACGACTTTTTCCCGGTCCAGCTGGGGGCGTTTCAGATCCTGAGCCATGTGCTGACGCAGCTCGGCCAGCTTTTCGCCGAAGGCGCGCAGGCGACTGAACTTGGTCAGGCTGCGGGCCTGGTCCCAGGCGGGGTGGTAGATGTACTGCTTGCGGCCCTTGGCGTCGCGGCCCGTTACCTGCAAATGGGCATTGGCCGAGGGCGCAATCCAGACGTCGGTCCAGGCCGGCGGAATCACGAAGCCGTGGAGGCGGGCCAGCACTTTGGCATCGGTCACCTTTTCGCCCTTGGCGTCGAAGTAGCTGAAGGCGCCGGTGCGGCCGGCCTTGCGCGTGAGGCCCGGCTTGGTATCGGAGAGGTAGCGCAGGCCGGCCAGCTCGGCCTGCCGGGCGGGGTCTTTGTAGAGGATGTGGGCTTCATCCTGGGGTGCCAGGTGCTTTTTCTTGGTTTTGGGGCGGGGAGCGGCGGAGGTGGGCATAGAGAAGATACGAGTGGCCCGCAGACGTTGACGGGCCCGGGGTTCTCTACGCAGAAACGCCGGCCGGGGTCAGCCCCACCCGTGGGCAGCAGCCCGACCGGGGCCGGCACCGTATTTTTTGGGTGGCCCCCCGCCGGCCGCACCGGGCCCGCAGCGGCGGCTTTCGGGCTTTTTAAGCGCCCTCTGCGTCAGGGGAAAACGCCCGCCGAAGCGGGCTGCGGCCGCCGCGGCAGCAACACGGGGGGCCGTTGGGGCGTATCGAAGCCGGGCCTTTCTGGCATTGTTTTTTCTTTTGCCGGTTGCACTCCGCTTCTTTTTCCCTGTTTAACCTTTCCTTTCCATGCAGCGCGCATTCCTCAAATCTCTCTTCCTCTTCTCCCTGGTGGCCGGGCTGGGCTTTACCAGCTCCTGCTCCAAAGACGGCGACAATATCCTGCTCTTCTCGGTGGAGGACGACAAAGCCCTCGGCGACAAAGTAGCGGCCCAGACCGACTCGATGTTCCGGGCCGACCCGGCCAAAAACGGCCGCCTGCTGGAGCGCGCCAGCAACCCCCAGGCCTACGCCGCCCTACAGGTGGTCGTCGACCGGGTGCTGAACTCGGGCAAGCTGGCCCACCGCGACGACTTCACTTGGGACGTGAAAATCGTGCAGAAGGACGACATCCAGAACGCCTTTGCCACCCCCGGCGGCCACATCTACGTGTACACGGGCCTGATTAAGTACCTCGACCACGAAGCCGAGCTGGCCGGCGTGCTGGGCCACGAAATTGCCCACGCCGACCGGCGGCACACCTCCCAGCTGCTGCAGAAGCAGTACGGCATCGACATTCTGCTGAGCCTGCTGCTGGGCGACAACCCCAGCCAGCTGGCGCAGATAGCCACCGGCCTGGGCTCGTTGCAGTTCAGCCGCGACTATGAGCGCGACGCCGACGACTACTCGGTGGTCTACCTCAACGGCACCCAGTATTCCTGCGACGGCGCGGCCGGCTTCTTTATCAAGTCGCAGCAGGAAGGCGCGGGCGGCACGCCCGAGTTTTTGAGCACCCACCCCAACCCCGAAAACCGGGTAGCCGCCATTCAGAACAAAGCCAAGGAGCTGAACTGCCAGGGCAAAGCCACGAACGACGCCAACCTGAACGCACTGAAAAGCGTGCTGTAAGGCCCCAGGGCCCTGCCCCTCTCCTTTCGAAAGCCAGCTGCCCCGGTAGCTGGCTTTTTTGTTTTTGGGCCCGCCGGGTATAACTCTGGGGGTGGGGCCCTGCGTAAGCACTACCCCGGCATTTGCTTTCTTTACGCTTCCTATGGCTCCTTTTCTCAACAAACTCGGCGACTGGGCCGAAAAAGCCGACGACCTGATTCTGCGGGCCCGTACCCGGCTGGGTTTGCTCGACCCGCTCCAGATCGTTCCCTACCGCAGCTACGGCACGCCCACGCGCCTCTACGTGAAAGGCCGCCTGCTCACCGACAAAGGCATTGGCGAGCCCGACCCCAGCGACTCGCGCTGGCACAACCTGCTTGACATGTACCGTCGCTTCGAAAGCAACGAAATTGCCGGCGCCCAGCTGCTGGTGCGCCCAGCCGATGCGTCCGAGCACTTGGTCGTGACCGACGAGGAAGGGTATTTCAGCCTCAACCTGGAGCCCCGGCAGCTGCCCGAGCCCATCGACTTTATGTGGTACCCGGTCGAAGTGCTGCTCAAGGCCGTGCCCAGTCCGCTGGCCCTGCCCGCCGGCCTGGCCGCCCACGCCCCGGTGCTGATACCGCCGGCCGATGCCGAATATGGCATTATCAGCGACCTGGACGACACCGTTATCCAGACCTCGGCCACCGACATGCTGCGGATGGCCCGCACGGTGCTGCTGCGCAATGCCCGCTCCCGCCTGCCCTTCAAGGGCGTGGCCGAGTTTTACCGGGCCCTGCAGCTGGGCCGCAACGGCAAGCGCAACAACCCGTTTTTCTACGTCAGCAGCAGCCCCTGGAACCTCTACGACCTGCTCGAGGACTTCCTCAACCTCAACGACATTCCGCCCGGCCCGCTGCTGCTGCGCGACTTCGCCGTGGTGCGCAAGTCGGCCCAGGACACCTCGGAGCACCACGGGCACAAGCTCAAGGAAATCGACAACATCCTGCTGACCTACCCCAAGCTACAATTCGTGCTCATCGGCGACAGTGGGCAGGAAGACGCCAACATCTACCGCGAAGTGGTGCGCCGCCATCCGGGCCGCGTGCTGGCCATCTACATCCGCGACGTGCTGCGCCCCGACCGGGCCGCGCTGGTGGAGCGCGTCTCGGAAGAGCTGCGCGGCGACAAGGTGGAAATGCTGCTGGTGCAGGACACGGTGCAGGCCGCCGAGCACGCCGCCAAGGCCGGCCTGATTTACACCGAAGCCATTCCGGCCGTAGTCGAGGACAAGCACAAAGACGAAACCACTGAATAATGTGCTCAGGTGCTAATGTGAGGAATGTGCTACTGCTCAGGCAAGCCCTGATACTTGAGCACGTAGCGCGAAGTTCTACTTCGCGAGACGTCCGCGCCGTTACAACGATAGTCCTAGCACGCCGTGCGAAGTAGAACTTCGTGCTACACGCAAAAGCCCTTTCTCGTCGCAACGGGAAAGGGCTTTCTGGTAAAAATAAATTTGTCATCAGCAGCGGGCGGATTGACGCCGCTTGAGGAGCGGAATGTCGTGCCTCCTCGCCATGACACGAGGTTGGCCTTAGCACATTCCCCACATTAGCACCTGAGCACATTAACTGGAGTGGTCGGCGACGATGACCCACTGGCCCTGGAGGCGGCGGAAGACGAGCAGAAAATGGCCTTCCAGGTCGCCGGCGGCGGGGCGGGCCAGGTGCCAGCGGCCCACGACGTGCGCCGTTTCGGGGCCGTCGGGCGTAATGCGCAGGTTAGAAAACGTGAGCTGGCCCATGGCGGCGGCATCGGGGTAGCTGCGGCGGTAGTTGTCCAGGGTGGGCTGCCAGCCGTAGGTCAGGCCCCGCTTGCCGATGAACACCAGCGAGTCGGACTGCCAGTAGCCCTGCATGAAGCCGGCCACGTCGCCGCGGTTCCAGGCGGCCGTTTGGGTGGCCAGCACCTGCTGAATGGTAGCACGGGTAGCCGCGGGGCGCACGGTAGCGCAGGCACTGAGCAGCAGACTACAGCTGGTGGCAACAAGAACGTTTTTCATAAGAGCAGGCTGGTTAATCTTCAATCAATTCCCGCACGTAGGTGGTGCCACCCAGGCGGCGCATGTTGCGCATCACGCGTCGCTGCTTGGCGCGGGCCGCGGGGCCGGGGTTGCTGGCCCGAAACCGGAGCGGGTTGGGCAGCACGCCGGCCAGCAAAGCCGCTTCGGCCGGCGTTACCTGGCTGGCCGGCTTGTGAAAGTAGCGCTGGGAAGCCGCCTCCACCCCGAAAGTGCAGTCGCCCATTTCGGCCACGCTCAAGTACATTTCCATGATGCGGCGCTTGTTCCAGAGCAGTTCGATGAGCATGGTGAAGTAGGCTTCGGCGGCCTTGCGCACGTAGCTGCGGCCGTGCCAGAGAAACACGTTTTTGGCGACCTGCTGCGAAATCGTGCTGCCGCCCACCAGCTTCTTGCCGTCCCAGTTCACTTTCACGGCGCGCTGCATGGCGTTGAAGTCGAAGCCGTGGTGCTTGAGAAACAGCTGGTCTTCGGCCGCAATCAACGCCAGCGGCACGTGGGGCGACACCTCGTCGAGGCCCTTGAAGTCGTAGCTGACCTGGCGCTCCTGCTCCCGGATGCCGTAGTAGCCCTTGCCCACCGGGGCGTGGGCGCGGCGCTCCAGCATCAGCCAGGTAGCGGGCGGGGCCACCCAGCGGTACACCAGCACCCAGGCAATGGAGGCCAGAAATAAGGCGGCGGCCACCTGCAAGGCGACCCGCCAGGCCTGCTGCCAATACCGTTGATATGTTGTCACGCGCTGCGGAAAAGGTTCAGCGCCCAATAGGGGCACCCGCCGCAAAAATAGCGGAAATATGGCCGCCGCGCCGTACCCCGGCGGCTTTTGCCCGTACCTTTTGTACCTCCGCTTGTTGTACCTGTATGTCGCGCCTATTAGCCCTGTTTCCGCTGAACCTCGTGGTTTTTCCCGGTGAAAAACTCAACCTCCACATCTTTGAGCCCCGCTACCGCCAGTTGGTGCAGGACTGCGTGGCCTCGGATATCACCTTTGGTATTCCGCCCTACCTGAACGAGGGCGTCAGTGATTTGGGCACCGAAATGCGCCTGCTCGGCATCGACAAGCAGTACGACAACGGGGAACTGGACATTCGCACCAAAGCCGTGGGCGTGTTTCGGATCCGGGAATTTTACCGGCAGGCCCCCGGCAAGCTCTACGCCGCGGGCACCATCGACGACGTGGCCGACGACCCCGAGCAGGATCCGGAGCTGAAGGCGCGCATTACGGAATACGTGCAGCAGCTTTACACGGCCCTGGGGCTGCGCAAGCTGTTCGTGGATTTGCCCGCGGCCTACCGCGTCTACGACATTGCCCACAACCTGGGCCTCTCGACCGAGCAGGAATACCAGCTGCTGGAGGCTACCAGCGAGCTGGAGCGCCAGCAGCTGGTGCTGGAGCATCTGGAGCGGATTCTGCCCGTCATCATCGAGGCCGAGCGGCTCAAAGACCGCGCCCGGCTCAACGGGCACTTCAAGAACCTGACGCCGCCCAACTTTTAGCGGCTGCTTCCATTCTGAATCCAGTGGTGGCGGGCTG is a window from the Hymenobacter aquaticus genome containing:
- a CDS encoding LON peptidase substrate-binding domain-containing protein translates to MSRLLALFPLNLVVFPGEKLNLHIFEPRYRQLVQDCVASDITFGIPPYLNEGVSDLGTEMRLLGIDKQYDNGELDIRTKAVGVFRIREFYRQAPGKLYAAGTIDDVADDPEQDPELKARITEYVQQLYTALGLRKLFVDLPAAYRVYDIAHNLGLSTEQEYQLLEATSELERQQLVLEHLERILPVIIEAERLKDRARLNGHFKNLTPPNF